From Caretta caretta isolate rCarCar2 chromosome 16, rCarCar1.hap1, whole genome shotgun sequence, the proteins below share one genomic window:
- the LOC125623524 gene encoding torsin-1A produces MKLLNVAGFFALAPTLVPALEPITTSLAFCGAAVMWQLFSPASWLKCRFLECCNMKDTLDIPALQMVLEQKVFGQHLATQVVLKALSAHSRDKQPRKPLVMSFHGWTGTGKSFVSKIIARNLYQSHEARRSFVHQFDAVLHFPHAEHIKQYKEQLQNWIRGNVSVCPRSLFIFSEMDQMPHGLIDSIMPYLSHREAINGIYYGKAIFLFLNNAGGDKITEVALDHWRRQKGREEIPLTDLQSMLSAEIFNNRNSGFWNSKLIQKNLVDYFIPFLPLEYKHVKKCIQEELHYQGHQEDEDLIIKIALAMSDYPNEDRIYSSKGCKTVASKVNLDT; encoded by the exons ATGAAGCTTCTGAACGTGGCTGGATTCTTCGCTCTGGCGCCCACTTTGGTGCCAGCTCTGGAGCCCATCACCACCTCACTTGCTTTCTGCGGGGCAGCTGTCATGTGGCAgctcttctcccctgcctcctggctCAAGTGCCGCTTCCTGGAGTGCTGCAACATGAAGGACACCCTGGACATCCCAG CCCTGCAGATGGTTTTGGAACAGAAAGTATTTGGGCAGCACCTAGCCACCCAGGTGGTTCTGAAAGCACTGAGTGCACACTCCAGAGACAAACAGCCCAGGAAGCCCCTGGTGATGTCCTTCCATGGCTGGACTGGCACTGGCAAGTCCTTTGTCAGCAAGATCATTGCACGGAACCTGTACCAGAGTCATGAAGCAAGAAGGAGCTTCGTCCATCAGTTTGACGCGGTGTTGCATTTTCCACACGCTGAACATATAAAGCAGTATAAG gagcagctgcagaactgGATTCGAGGGAATGTCAGTGTCTGTCCGAGGTCGCTTTTTATTTTCTCAGAAATGGACCAGATGCCGCATGGCCTGATTGACTCCATCATGCCGTACCTCAGTCATCGCGAGGCTATCAATGGCATCTACTATGGCAAGGCCATCTTCCTCTTCCTGAA TAACGCAGGAGGGGATAAGATAACAGAGGTGGCGCTCGATCATTGGAGGAGGcagaagggaagagaagaaattcCCCTGACAGACCTGCAGTCTATGCTATCCGCTGAGATTTTCAATAACAGGAACA GTGGTTTTTGGAATAGCAAGCTGATCCAGAAGAACCTGGTGGATTATTTCATCCCTTTCTTGCCCCTGGAATATAAACATGTGAAAAAGTGCATCCAAGAGGAGCTGCACTACCAAGGGCACCAAGAAGATGAAGACCTCATCATAAAGATTGCCTTAGCAATGTCCGACTATCCCAATGAAGACAGAATCTACTCTAGCAAAGGTTGCAAAACTGTGGCCTCAAAGGTGAACCTGGATACCTAG
- the LOC125623523 gene encoding torsin-1B isoform X2 produces MQLLLGLLWLLPPGSAALEPISLSIAIGAASVLTGYLSYPSFYCGFVECCPGAADRPNTTALKEDLDNKLFGQHLAKDVILKAVTGFRNNPNPKKPLVLSLHGWGGTGKNFVSQFIAKSIHKAGQKSKFVHLFIATLHFPHEHQIQLYKDQLQTWIRGNVSACARSVFVFDEMDKLHPGLIDAIKPFLDYYEQIDGVSYRRAIFIFLSNAGGDLINKAALDFWRSGKDRKQIQLKDLEPLLSVAVFNNKNTPALLCEGGKGFQLDVFLRAFSL; encoded by the exons atgcagctgctgctggggctgctctggctCCTGCCGCCGGGCTCGGCCGCGCTGGAGCCCATCAGCCTGAGCATCGCCATCGGGGCGGCCTCGGTGCTCACCGGCTACCTCTCCTACCCCAGCTTCTACTGCGGCTTCGTGGAGTGCTGCCCCGGGGCGGCGGACCGGCCCAATACCACCG CACTGAAGGAGGATCTGGATAATAAACTCTTTGGACAGCACCTTGCCAAAGACGTGATCCTGAAAGCAGTGACTGGATTCAGAAATAACCCAAATCCCAAAAAGCCACTTGTTCTCTCCCTACACGGCTGGGGAGGCACGGGTAAAAACTTTGTCAGCCAATTCATCGCAAAAAGCATTCACAAAGCGGGACAGAAAAGcaaatttgttcatctctttATAGCCACACTACACTTCCCACATGAACATCAGATTCAACTGTATAAG GATCAATTGCAAACGTGGATTCGGGGTAACGTGAGCGCCTGTGCCAGGTCCGTGTTCGTATTTGATGAAATGGATAAACTGCACCCTGGCCTCATTGATGCCATCAAGCCATTCTTAGACTATTATGAGCAGATTGATGGGGTATCCTACCGGAGAGCCATCTTTATCTTTCTCAG TAATGCCGGTGGGGATTTAATTAATAAAGCAGCTCTGGACTTCTGGAGGAGTGGAAAAGACAGGAAGCAGATTCAGCTGAAAGACCTGGAGCCTCTGTTATCTGTAGCAGTCTTCAATAATAAGAATA